Sequence from the Aquimarina sp. Aq107 genome:
GTATCTAGCTACCCATATTTCATCTCCAGCTTTCTTTGCTCCTTTAGAAAATAATTGAAATTCCCATTGTCCACTTGCAACTTCTTGGTTGATACCTTCGAAGTTAAGACCAGCATCAATACATAAATCAGCGTGTTCTTCTACAAAATCTCTACCATGAGTATTTCTACCTCCAACAGAACAATAATACATACCTTGTGGTCCAGGATATCCTCCAACAGGGAAACCTAAAGGTAATTGAGTGTTTTTGTCCATAATAAAGTATTCCTGTTCGAAACCAAACCAGAAATCACCATCATCATCAATTGTAGCTCTTGCGTTAGATTCGTGTGGAGTTCCATCAGCATTAAGAACCTCAGTCATTACTAGGTATCCATTTCTTCTTGTTGGATCTGGATAAATAGCAACTGGTTTTAATAAACAGTCAGAAGATCCTCCTTCTGCTTGTTTTGTAGAACTACCATCAAAAGACCATACAGGACAATCTTCAAGCTTTCCACTAAAATCATCTTCAACTTTTGTTTTACTTCTTAGATTAGCAGTTGGCTTATAACCATCTAACCAAATGTATTCTAATTTAGCTTTACTCATAATTAACACTTTATAAATTGAACTCTTAAAGGTTTCAAAATTAGTTTTATTTTGTGATAACGGAAAAAAAATAGGGGGTCAATTGTAGTTTTTTTATTAATTTTTATCAACACCCTACTTTTTTGTAGGGTATTTTGGTTTTATTTTAATTTTTAAAGAACATTTTTTTAATATTAACAATAAAAACTTCTTTTATATTTGTAAAAAAACTTATTCAATTATGTCAACACTTAGATTCCAAGCATTAAAAGAAGCATTAAATCGTAGTTCTGTGGTAATTACAGAAACAGAACGTAGATCTGTCTTGTTTGGTGAGAATGTATTTAATCAATCAACGATGCTCCAATATTTGACCAAGGACGCTTATAGCAGCGTTATGGATGCGATTGATCATGGAACTAAGATTGATAGAAGAATTGCCGATCAGATTGCATCTGCAATGAAGGATTGGTCGTTGTCAAAAGGAGTAACTCATTATACACATTGGTTTCAACCTCTTACAGGAGCGACTGCAGAAAAACATGATGCGTTTTTCGAAACTATAGGTAATGGCTTAGGTATAGAAAAATTTGGTGGAGGTCAGTTGGTACAACAGGAGCCCGATGCTTCTTCTTTTCCTCATGGAGGTATTCGTAATACATTCGAGGCTAGGGGTTATACTGCTTGGGATCCTACATCTCCAGCATTTATTTATGGAACTACTTTGTGTATACCAACTGTATTTGTCGCTTATACAGGAGAAGCTCTAGATTATAAAACACCATTGTTAAGAGCTTTACAAGCAGTTGATACAGCAGCTACAGCAATTGCAAAGTATTTTGATAAAAATGTAAAAAAAGTAAATGCTTCCTTAGGATGGGAGCAGGAATATTTTTTAATAGATCGAGCTTTAGTAGAATCCCGTCCAGATCTTTTAATGACTGGTAGAACTCTTTTAGGACATTCCTCTGCCAAAGGGCAGCAGTTGGACGATCATTATTTTGGAAGTATTCCTAATAGAGCTTTGGCTTTTATGAGAGATTTAGAAGTGGAATGTATGTTATTGGGGATTCCAGTAAAAACTAGACATAATGAAGTGGCTCCTAATCAATTTGAACTTGCTCCTATTTATGAGGAAACGAATCTAGCAGTTGATCATAATTCTTTATTAATGGATATTATGGAAAAAGTTGCTTCTAGACATAATCTAAAGGTTCTGCTACACGAAAAACCTTTTGCAGGAGTAAATGGGTCTGGTAAACATAATAATTGGTCATTAAGTACAAATACAGGTGTAAATTTATTAGGGCCTGGTAAAACACCAATGAGTAATCTTCAGTTTTTAACATTTTTTATAAATACAATTAAGGCTATTAATGAGCACGAAGAGTTGATGAGAGCAGGAATAGCTTCGGCTAGTAATGATCATCGATTAGGAGCTAATGAAGCCCCACCTGCTATTATGTCTGTTTTTATAGGGGAGCAGCTTACTTCTGTACTAAAAGAATTAGAAGGTGTTACTGACGGTAAGTTATCTCCAAAAGAAAAAACGGATTTAAAGCTTAATGTAGTTGGTAAAATTCCTGAAATCTTGCTAGATAATACGGATCGCAATAGAACATCTCCTTTTGCGTTTACTGGAAACAAGTTTGAATTC
This genomic interval carries:
- a CDS encoding glutamine synthetase III, translated to MSTLRFQALKEALNRSSVVITETERRSVLFGENVFNQSTMLQYLTKDAYSSVMDAIDHGTKIDRRIADQIASAMKDWSLSKGVTHYTHWFQPLTGATAEKHDAFFETIGNGLGIEKFGGGQLVQQEPDASSFPHGGIRNTFEARGYTAWDPTSPAFIYGTTLCIPTVFVAYTGEALDYKTPLLRALQAVDTAATAIAKYFDKNVKKVNASLGWEQEYFLIDRALVESRPDLLMTGRTLLGHSSAKGQQLDDHYFGSIPNRALAFMRDLEVECMLLGIPVKTRHNEVAPNQFELAPIYEETNLAVDHNSLLMDIMEKVASRHNLKVLLHEKPFAGVNGSGKHNNWSLSTNTGVNLLGPGKTPMSNLQFLTFFINTIKAINEHEELMRAGIASASNDHRLGANEAPPAIMSVFIGEQLTSVLKELEGVTDGKLSPKEKTDLKLNVVGKIPEILLDNTDRNRTSPFAFTGNKFEFRAVGSKANCANPMTILNTIVAKQLVEFKKEVDVLIDKKSLKKDEAIFNVLREYIKQSKSILFEGNGYGEAWEKEAKKRGLSNNKTTPEALKAKVSKKTIDLFEEMGVMNKIEAEARYEIEIEEYVMRIQIEGRVLGDVARNHIIPTAIKYQNMLISNVSGLKNLYDKDFKKYAKEQMEIIEEISKHIGEINTKVNEMTEERRKANKLSNIEKKALDYCKKVKPLFDQIRYSCDELELLVDDELWPLTKYRELLFTR
- a CDS encoding glutamine synthetase beta-grasp domain-containing protein; its protein translation is MSKAKLEYIWLDGYKPTANLRSKTKVEDDFSGKLEDCPVWSFDGSSTKQAEGGSSDCLLKPVAIYPDPTRRNGYLVMTEVLNADGTPHESNARATIDDDGDFWFGFEQEYFIMDKNTQLPLGFPVGGYPGPQGMYYCSVGGRNTHGRDFVEEHADLCIDAGLNFEGINQEVASGQWEFQLFSKGAKKAGDEIWVARYLLDRLTEKYGYYIEYHPKPVKGDWNGSGMHANFSNEVLRTCGSKEVYETICEAFRPVTKEHIAVYGEFNDQRLTGEHETQSINEFSYGVSDRGASIRIPIITVENGWKGWLEDRRPASNGDPYKIAARIVKTVKTADVSAITA